A genomic stretch from Chelmon rostratus isolate fCheRos1 chromosome 14, fCheRos1.pri, whole genome shotgun sequence includes:
- the lcp2a gene encoding lymphocyte cytosolic protein 2a, with the protein MSSDRVPSRSVVMGWSPQQLADYLKRMSLSGCDKVVLKNSISGSRFVNLTDNDLQKFPKLHAPLISKISTEISKKEERRGLFSKKTTPKYHEPDAAADVQGWAEDEFDDEEFDDDYESPYSGDEDGSGGDYESPNDDLDGANDYEPPPSEPPEDLGHKLCPTLPIGDSDYIDNRDNHVSSRGLPPAVCPRPPASTLSVPSPRMAGESSSRRDHSPHCAGRPSGKVTPEPPQIFRGNKPGRDSGSNSSPIRGPHRNTVDRPGTHPWRPQPDVPDPPTWSKPPVLPPTSTSISRSNSSARPPPGRFDVRREQTHDEAPKHNTFPLHNKSLPPRPGLPGPPRHGDSLPLSVPSAGSLPHKLHSAMAEQRGSFGGSDRQSFRPPPSTTARNQELDPSWYVGKVTRGQAEGCLKQVCKDGAYLVRDSTRQLANQPFTLMVYYQDKVYNIQIRQQNQQFLLGTGLKVQESFPSVSGIITHYSQSPLLLIDAKNRGSGQQNQCLLSDPAGYYMTGQN; encoded by the exons ATGAGCTCTGACCGAGTGCCGTCCAGGTCGGTGGTGATGGGCTGGAGCCCACAGCAGCTGGCGGACTATCTGAAGAGG atgaGTCTCTCCGGCTGTGATAAAGTTGTGTTGAAGAACTCCATCAGCGGCTCCAGATTTGTG AATCTGACGGACAACGACCTCCAGAAGTTCCCAAAGCTTCACGCTCC gCTGATCTCCAAGATCAGCACTGAAATCAgcaagaaggaggagagacgaGGCCTCTTCAGTAAAAA AACGACTCCCAAGTATCACGAACCAG ACGCGGCTGCTGACGTCCAGGGTTGGGCTGAAGATGAGTTC gACGATGAAGAATTTGATGATGACTATGAGAGTCCGTACAGTGGTGATGAGGACGGCAGCGGGGGAGACTACGAGTCCCCCAATGATGACCTAGACGGGGCCAACGATTATGAACCTCCTCCCTCTGAACCTCCAGAGGACCTGGGTCACAAGCTGTGCCCCACCCTGCCCATTGGAGACAGTGATTACATAG ataacAGGGATAATCATGTGTCATCCCGAGGCCTCCCCCCTGCTGTGTGTCCCCGCCCCCCAGCATCCACGCTGTCTGTCCCGTCTCCTCGGATG GCCGGAGAGTCGTCCTCCAGAAGAGACCACTCCCCTCACTGTGCAGGACGGCCATCAGGAAAAG tTACTCCGGAGCCGCCGCAGATCTTTCGTGGCAACAAACCGGGCCGAGATTCAGGATCCAACTCGTCCCCCATCAGAG GACCTCATCGCAACACAGTGGACAGG CCGGGCACACATCCTTGGAG GCCTCAGCCGGACGTCCCTGATCCTCCCACCTGGTCCAAACCTCCTGTTCTTCCTCcaacctccacctccatcagcaGGAGCAACTCCTCAGCCAGACCTCCTCCCGGCAG GTTCGATGTGAGGAGGGAG CAAACACACGATGAAG ctCCTAAACACAACACCTTCccccttcacaataaaagtctgCCCCCCCGCCCTGGACTTCCTGGCCCCCCACGTCATGGAGACAG TCTGCCTCTCAGTGTTCCCTCTGCAGGATCTCTGCCTCACAAACTGCACTCCG CAATGGCTGAACAAAGAGGCAGTTTCGGAGGATCAGACCGGCAGTCGTTTCGTCCTCCTCCATCCACAACAGCACGCAATCAG gagctgGATCCTAGCTGGTATGTGGGTAAAGTGACCAGAGGTCAGGCAGAAGGATGTCTCAAACAAGTCTGCAAG GACGGGGCGTACCTGGTGAGGGACAGCACCCGGCAGCTGGCCAATCAGCCCTTCACCCTGATGGTCTACTACCAGGACAAAGTCTACAACATCCAGATCAGACAGCAGAACCAGCAGTTCCTGCTGGGAACCGGACTCAAAGTCCAGGAG tctTTCCCATCAGTGAGCGGCATCATCACCCATTACTCCcagtctcctctgctcctcatcGATGCTAAGAACCGCGGCTCCGGCCAGCAGAACCAGTGCCTGCTCTCTGACCCGGCCGGATACTACATGACCGGACAGAACTAG
- the zmat2 gene encoding zinc finger matrin-type protein 2, with product MASGSGSSKNDFRRKWDKDEYENLAQKRLAEERDRERRDGKTAPPVKRDLLRHRDYKVDLESKLGKTIVITKTTPQAEMGGYYCNVCDCVVKDSINFLDHINGKKHQRNLGMSMRVERSSLDQVKKRFEVNKKKMEEKQKEYDFEERMKELREEEEKAKAYKKEKQKERKRRAEDDVDFEEDDEMAAVMGFSGFGSSKKSH from the exons ATGGCGTCTGGCAGTGGG TCCAGCAAGAACGACTTCCGTCGGAAGTGGGACAAAGACGAGTATGAAAACCTCGCTCAGAAACGATtggctgaggagagagacagagagcggcGAGATG GGAAAACGGCTCCTCCGGTCAAGCGGGACCTCCTGCGTCACAGAGACTATAAGGTGGATCTGGAGTCCAAACTGGGGAAGACCATCGTCATCACAAAGACCACCCCCCAGGCTGAGATGGGCGG tTATTATTGTAATGTCTGTGACTGCGTCGTGAAAGACTCCATCAACTTCCTGGATCACATCAACGGAAAGAAAC acCAGAGGAACCTGGGCATGTCGATGCGAGTCGAGCGCTCGTCTCTGGATCAGGTGAAGAAACGTTTTGAGGTgaacaagaagaagatggaggagaagcagaaggagTACGACTTTGAGGAGCGCATGAAGGAGCTgcgagaggag GAGGAGAAGGCGAAGGCCTACaagaaggagaagcagaaggagaggaagcGTCGGGCGGAGGACGACGTGGACTTCGAGGAGGACGACGAGATGGCGGCCGTGATGGGTTTCTCGGGCTTCGGCTCGTCCAAGAAGAGTCACTGA
- the slbp2 gene encoding stem-loop binding protein 2: MSTSGVESAAHSPLLSSSFCFSPWSCVCVKGWSAAVWNGLPDPLLAAASGCSAPEPWLLPGCSSVYDSLVSNISPLPSPPAAGGLRGRDRAASNKPRRPSILERCILKVSTSSVAVGTDELDSKRPPFGRCFSRLPDPANTETNAAVLKRRQKQIQYGKNTSGYQNYLQQVPRPLRDPKLHPSTPNKYRKYSRRSWDMQVRLWRRALHLWDPPTDTQLDGADTQDPVDQLQSHLEKMTSDLCEDGGDKQREKETPAASKASSVSPLSTVTSLELPGPWSSPDAEGGHRPLRSPPGLSQMTNHDDMTDWLRLLLEADDARDFGSDDQQVPVFSDQLLWNPY, translated from the exons atgtcaaccAGCGGAGTGGAAAGTGCAGCTCACAGCCCGCTGCTCTCCTCCAG CTTCTGTTTCAGCCCGTGGTCGTGTGTTTGCGTGAAGGGCTGGTCGGCGGCCGTGTGGAACGGCCTCCCTGACCCGCTGCTGGCCGCCGCCTCCGGATGCTCCGCCCCCGAGCCGTGGCTCCTCCCCGGCTGCAGCTCCGTGTACGACAGCCTGGTCAG taACATCTCTCCGCTGCCGTCTCCTCCCGCTGCCGGCGGCCTGCGAGGACGAGACCGAGCTGCCAGCAACAAACCACGCAG gcCGTCCATCCTGGAGCGATGTATCCTCAAAGTGTCCACCAGCAGCGTGGCTGTGGGGACGGATGAACTGGACAGTAAGAG GCCTCCCTTCGGTCGCTGCTTCTCCCGCCTCCCGGACCCGGCCAACACCGAGACCAACGCCGCAGTTCTGAAGCGGCGTCAGAAACAGATCCAGTACGGCAAGAACACCAGCGGCTACCAGAACTACCTGCAGCAAGTCCCCAG accCCTGAGGGATCCGAAGCTCCACCCGTCCACTCCCAACAAGTACAGGAAGTACAGCCGGCGCTCCTGGGACATGCAGGTGCGCCTGTGGAGGCGAGCGCTGCACCTGTGGGACCCTCCGACCGACACCCAGCTGGACGGCGCCGACACGCAGGACCCGGTGGATCAACT GCAGAGCCACCTGGAGaagatgacctctgacctgtgtgAGGACGGAggagacaagcagagagagaaggagactCCAGCAGCCTCTAaagcctcctctgtctctcctctgtccaccGTGACGTCTCTGGAGCTGCCCGGACCCTGGAGCAGCCCG GACGCCGAAGGAGGCCACAGGCCTCTGCGCTCTCCCCCCGGCCTGAGTCAGATGACCAACCACGACGACATGACCGACTGGCTCCGCCTCCTGCTGGAGGCCGACGACGCCCGAG ATTTCGGCTCTGATGACCAGCAGGTTCCAGTTTTTTCTGACCAGCTGTTGTGGAACCCGTACTGA